The Xenopus laevis strain J_2021 chromosome 5L, Xenopus_laevis_v10.1, whole genome shotgun sequence genome has a segment encoding these proteins:
- the LOC121393868 gene encoding interferon-induced very large GTPase 1-like, translating to MEEEQTKQMNRNNEEISQKLLDTGLDTGYWITLITEKIGLQSSQALQYLDYDDYTELEVKIKFASEKMALRKLFNLPDSSNDLTETLQIHSKSLKARNEHAAEILKELKQLNDEGKSKDDEIVRWKEKKLRKAMQIPNEYQPPTDKKLVDLINFFQGQINTIEESFLQRENLSDEDILKLASGGLALEGIYITNNRNDLLQKHEKLICVPHGFKIFGPEQGKFLWQREFTSIDKEKDFQMSVEKLGLSLSCCITGGFLDLGIENHPNCSDSKTASDTFDEQTYISATKFNCIPLASCYFTKDQIRLSEAALQCLKEIENKIEDPNTDNETITNECQYFYKRFGSHVNLGPIHFGGIFWWKASSKRLKVDQLHEAKKTISKVLDGFMAATYYGRGANLDVISSKPPLYIDDSNISKNISVLVMKTGGPPIKDSPQQWKAGLLNNSKTWSIIDRGFQLMPIWEVILCNHRDEFNNSLKIATCLANSYKLLTNLPIETFYGKYLWYDMDKIKNTLQGMKSFKVENAKEHLMALLDHKHAINQATNNSHSWVDLCLDDRDFQDFLTKVAEKYKSSPENDMIKLLLCAILEPEIYSSKDFTKKSFILKWIHDSKIKEYQDISISAYTQFTDKVHESKEDIRRVLSHHHPNEEETHKAKVKATIQITRALCSLLKSKRIVNEFDAELLFLCTANKSGFSLQNYAFQGILVLKDIEHLDDNIYIAYHRKYTKLRKESKQKSQAYVLLAGLTIVGNRDQPSTEDKIQRLNFMVKFLGNSISVTVKKILKKNSENSDSISLENDLQAFISSQNKINDAELNVVSQELERISQNKRNHEIFASEIKVQNTNVDFQNLLKQIDLECYYSKKLKISDFHIICNIAHKSPAFQFLQKLLSFDYRARYLKHSYDNTSGKFSTGPCTQENVTERPTTENLTDSGMNSFDSFFTLTEVQCNKLNTNAQTINPMDLQMAILHCADDLTRQYIYKKLSFCQFALPLLVPDPNTGNIEFPLWAFCDVQKKWQNKPQCESKIPKSSQRYVNDAQIPIVGFLRFGDSCTSKSQLINSLMSKRKHDIFYHRHCEGSTKKSILMKGIAEIAWYCPGGRDDDLFDDCIAFTNLHGDLREHDKQVNFLLDIASVIVILLTEADLKDTKSREFLLKFYQCPKSLIFLFTDKEHILPGAGNKVKIGTKNKNEAELLQELKTIIASRIGNTERPCSLDDCVGLAQDYGITVDVKSQICKSTKEQAQTLMSLLQEKKAVEIKKEFLPLQGDLWHKWCQKDKELNRLKGNSNQSIEQQRSNIESEKSQLRQNQLDRAFPLNVFMMCFLKILQSHSDFSKMYFLQWLKINLDKLTVEVLPQLNQRFHDLWSDIQRANEEEKDKKSVEVMQKELNCLSDEINDSMFGLEHILREVGQIYEALVTYSKDDNGFDLLPEIGANLMVSGYPIELMDGDSAHVPLRWIGAVLDKLVEILGDKKLFVLSVLGIQSSGKSTLLNAMFGLEFAVSAGRCTRGAFMQLVKVDEQLNKETNFDFVLIIDTEGLRAMELSNEITLNHDNELAAFVIGLGNITLINIYGENPSEMQDILQIAVQAFLRMKIVNLKPGCLFVHQNVGEITAAEKNMKGQRRLQENLDEMTRIAAEQEHSDITCFNDVIKFNVNTHIHYFAHLWEGDPPMAPPNPSYSQNVQSLKKIILDTGKLQGHILTISDFKTSVTDLWNALLNENFVFSFKNSLEIAAYNKLEMRYNKWTWDMREHVLNLQNKLKNQILNSEIHDIDKVFLHGKLEEKYSQVIEDLNVFFSDEKDGKILIQWRAKTEIRLEGVRNDLIDEVKKNLDEQIHIKNSRKKTDQMKEQYEIQLLNKSRDLALCLKEQVSNEVEVEASFNKLWSDWIEKVKESRPKLELPEITVDMDNILLEYFKKETDLINKMRSSSEWTNFYVGFSKYIQTKEKWYEIGSEKCNKTEKMEIKQETEKLRYIINSYIDKKERDNMDYQRSYFHEILHIIEKELSTGLNPMFRFRKEFTLFVSLYLLKEAATRFSHISTEFRKQNDPVNHFETKKNHFLKIFKNSFAEKTSIASLAEILSDKLTDSIKEQVFAQAAIDLVSEMKSNHPALNGNRSKLELHLLKSLAEKEDFQTYIQYIDHPKMAFTEYLQECVTEYGKSDKSKVFNILISNLDKYKRILLETIKKSNIAVEESAHSFEECINSVEESNDTNIDSWVGTFCQELEGNLNISQNDFKSLQYQNITDVDFLQKAVTMALESGTENLKEEFADFCMRNFRTQPHEILFEQFNACWHQCPFCKAVCTNTIAGHDGDHSVPFHRTQAVNGCRYRGTDQFVTDFCTTQVASDKKFYRDATSNDLFPFNNYKAAGPPYSDWSITPDKSEQCYWKWFVCRFKEDLETHYKYKFYDRGAIPNQWNNYSKDDAIAELKI from the coding sequence ATGGAGGAAGAGCAAACTAAGCAAATGAATAGAAACAATGAGGAAATTTCACAGAAGCTCCTTGACACAGGTCTGGACACTGGTTATTGGATTACCCTAATTACAGAAAAGATTGGTCTTCAGAGTTCTCAAGCATTACAATATTTGGATTATGACGATTATACAGAACTAGAAGTCAAAATCAAATTTGCCTCTGAGAAAATGGCTTTGCGGAAACTGTTTAACCTGCCAGACAGCAGCAATGACTTGACTGAAACCCTACAAATTCATTCGAAATCATTGAAAGCAAGAAATGAACATGCTGCTGAAATACTGAAGGAACTGAAACAGTTAAATGATGAAGGAAAGAGTAAAGATGATGAAATTGTCAGATGGAAAGAGAAGAAATTAAGGAAAGCCATGCAGATCCCTAATGAATATCAACCACCCACAGACAAAAAATTAGTTGATTTAATAAATTTCTTCCAGGGTCAAATCAACACAATAGAGGAATCATTTTTACAAAGAGAAAATCTGTCAGATGAAGACATCCTAAAACTGGCGTCAGGAGGATTAGCTCTTGAGGGGATCTATATAACTAATAACAGGAatgatttgcttcagaaacatgagAAATTAATTTGTGTTCCCCATGGTTTCAAGATATTTGGACCAGAACAGGGAAAGTTTCTATGGCAAAGGGAATTTACATCCATTGATAAAGAAAAGGATTTTCAAATGTCAGTTGAGAAACTTGGATTAAGTCTTAGTTGTTGTATCACAGGTGGCTTTTTGGATCTTGGTATTGAAAACCACCCAAACTGTAGTGATTCTAAAACAGCAAGTGACACATTTGATGAGCAGACTTACATTTCTGCAACTAAATTTAACTGCATTCCTCTAGCTTCCTGTTATTTTACAAAGGACCAAATCAGGCTTTCCGAAGCTGCTTTACAATGTTTAAAAGAAATTGAGAATAAAATTGAAGATCCTAACACAGATAACGAAACAATAACAAATGAATGTCAATATTTTTATAAACGATTTGGGTCACATGTCAACTTGGGCCCTATACATTTTGGAGGAATTTTCTGGTGGAAAGCATCAAGCAAGAGATTGAAGGTTGACCAGTTGCATGAAGCCAAGAAAACAATATCTAAAGTGCTTGATGGCTTTATGGCAGCTACTTACTATGGGCGGGGAGCAAACTTGGATGTTATAAGCTCAAAACCCCCACTTTACATTGAtgattcaaatatttcaaaaaacatttctgttttggTGATGAAAACTGGAGGTCCTCCAATAAAAGATTCTCCACAACAATGGAAGGCAGGTCTTCTAAACAATAGTAAAACATGGAGTATTATTGACCGAGGTTTCCAGCTGATGCCCATATGGGAAGTCATTCTGTGTAATCACAGAGATGAATTTAATAATAGTCTGAAGATTGCAACATGTCTTGCTAATTCATACAAAttgctgactaatctccccatagaaacattttatggaaaatatCTATGGTATGAcatggataaaataaaaaatactttgcaggGAATGAAGTCATTTAAAGTTGAAAATGCTAAAGAACACTTGATGGCTCTTCTTGACCATAAACATGCAATAAACCAAGCCACAAATAACTCTCATTCTTGGGTAGACCTATGCCTAGATGATAGAGACTTTCAGGACTTCCTGACAAAAGTTGCTGAAAAATACAAATCTTCCCCTGAAAATGATATGATAAAATTGCTACTTTGTGCAATTCTTGAGCCTGAAATTTATTCATCTAAAGATTTTACAAAGAAgtcatttatattaaaatggatTCATGATTCAAAGATAAAAGAATATCAAGATATTTCCATTTCTGCATATACACAGTTTACTGACAAAGTGCACGAATCAAAGGAAGATATTCGTAGGGTGCTCAGTCATCATCATCCAAATGAAGAAGAGACTCACAAGGCAAAAGTAAAAGCAACAATACAAATTACTCGTGCATTGTGTTCATTGCTGAAATCCAAGAGAATCGTCAATGAATTTGATGCAGAACTTCTATTTCTTTGTACGGCTAACAAATCAGGATTTTCTCTACAGAATTATGCATTTCAAGGTATTTTGGTATTGAAAGATATTGAACATCTGGATGACAATATTTATATAGCCTATCATCGTAAATACACAAAACTAAGAAAGGAAAGTAAACAGAAATCCCAGGCCTATGTATTGCTTGCTGGTTTGACCATTGTAGGAAACCGTGATCAGCCATCAACGGAAGACAAAATACAACGTCTTAATTTCATGGTTAAATTCCTGGGCAATTCAATTTctgttactgtaaaaaaaattctgaaaaaaaattctgaaaattcaGATTCCATTAGTCTGGAAAATGACCTTCAAGCATtcatttcatcacaaaacaaaataaatgatgcaGAATTAAATGTCGTTTCTCAGGAACTGGAACGTATTAgtcaaaataaaagaaatcatGAAATTTTTGCCTCAGAAATCAAAGTCCAGAACACAAATGTAGATTTCCAGAATTTACTTAAACAAATTGATCTTGAATGTTACTATTCAAAAAAACTGAAGATTTCTGACTTCCATATCATATGTAATATTGCTCATAAGTCTCCAGCATTCCAATTTTTGCAAAAACTGCTAAGTTTTGATTACCGGGCAAGATATTTAAAACACAGTTATGACAATACATCTGGTAAGTTCAGCACTGGGCCATGCACCCAAGAGAATGTAACAGAGAGACCCACCACTGAGAATCTTACTGACTCAGGCATGAATAGTTTTGATAGTTTTTTTACACTCACAGAAGTACAGTGTAACAAACTGAATACAAATGCACAGACTATCAACCCCATGGATCTCCAGATGGCAATTTTACACTGTGCTGATGATTTAACCAGACAATACATCtacaaaaaactttcattttgtcaATTTGCCCTTCCCCTCTTGGTGCCTGATCCTAATACTGGGAATATAGAATTTCCACTCTGGGCATTCTGTGATGTACAAAAGAAATGGCAGAACAAACCTCAATGTGAAAGTAAGATACCAAAATCTAGCCAGAGATATGTAAATGATGCTCAAATTCCAATTGTAGGTTTCTTACGGTTTGGTGACTCTTGCACCTCAAAATCCCAACTTATTAATTCTTTGATGAGTAAGCGAAAACATGACATCTTTTATCATCGACACTGTGAAGGCAGCACAAAAAAATCAATACTAATGAAAGGTATTGCAGAGATTGCCTGGTATTGTCCAGGGGGTAGGGATGATGACTTGTTTGATGACTGCATCGCTTTTACAAATCTCCATGGGGATCTACGAGAGCATGATAAGCAAGTCAACTTCTTACTGGACATTGCCTCAGTCATTGTCATACTTTTAACAGAGGCTGACTTGAAAGATACAAAGAGCAGAGAATTTCTACTAAAGTTCTATCAATGTCCTAaatctttaatatttttgtttactgaCAAAGAACATATCTTGCCAGGTGCTGGTAATAAAGTGAAAATTGGCACAAAGAATAAAAACGAGGCAGAATTACTTCAAGAACTAAAAACAATAATTGCAAGCAGGATAGGGAATACAGAGAGGCCTTGTTCTCTTGATGACTGTGTAGGCCTTGCACAAGACTATGGTATCACTGTTGATGTAAAAAGCCAAATATGTAAATCTACAAAGGAACAAGCTCAGACTCTAATGTCTTtgctacaagaaaaaaaagctgTAGAAATTAAGAAGGAGTTTCTTCCATTACAAGGGGATCTGTGGCACAAATGGTGTCAGAAAGACAAAGAACTCAATCGTCTCAAGGGAAACAGCAATCAAAGCATTGAGCAACAACGCAGTAACATTGAGTCAGAGAAGAGTCAACTCAGACAGAATCAGCTAGACAGAGCCTTTCCACTCAATGTATTtatgatgtgttttttaaaaatattacagtCACACTCAGATTTCTCAAAAATGTACTTTCTGCAGTGGCTTAAAATAAATTTAGACAAATTAACTGTGGAAGTTCTCCCACAACTAAACCAAAGATTTCATGACTTGTGGTCAGATATTCAAAGAGCAAATGAAGAAGAGAAAGATAAAAAATCTGTAGAAGTTATGCAAAAGGAATTAAACTGTCTATCAGATGAGATTAATGATTCAATGTTTGGACTTGAACACATCCTTAGGGAAGTGGGACAGATCTATGAGGCTTTAGTAACATATTCTAAAGATGATAATGGTTTTGATTTGTTACCTGAAATTGGCGCCAATCTCATGGTCTCTGGGTACCCAATAGAACTGATGGATGGGGATTCTGCACATGTGCCTCTGAGATGGATAGGAGCTGTTTTAGATAAACTGGTAGAAATACTTGGAGATAAGAAACTTTTTGTTCTCTCTGTTCTTGGAATACAAAGTTCTGGGAAATCGACTCTGCTTAATGCCATGTTTGGCCTGGAATTTGCAGTAAGTGCAGGCAGATGCACTCGGGGGGCATTTATGCAGCTTGTGAAGGTTGATGAGCaactaaataaagaaacaaactttGACTTTGTGCTTATAATAGATACTGAAGGTTTAAGAGCCATGGAACTGTCCAATGAAATAACTTTAAACCATGACAATGAACTGGCTGCTTTTGTAATTGGCTTGGGCAACATCACACTGATTAACATCTATGGGGAAAATCCATCGGAAATGCAAGACATTCTACAGATAGCTGTTCAGGCATTCCTGAGAATGAAAATAGTAAATCTCAAACCAGGATGCCTATTTGTTCATCAGAATGTTGGGGAAATCACAGCAGCTGAGAAAAATATGAAGGGACAAAGGCGACTTCAGGAAAACCTGGATGAAATGACAAGAATTGCAGCAGAACAAGAACATTCAGACATTACTTGCTTTAATGATGTGATCAAATTTAATGTAAACACTCATATTCACTACTTTGCTCATCTCTGGGAAGGTGACCCTCCAATGGCTCCCCCCAATCCAAGCTACAGTCAGAATGTGCAGTCTCTAAAGAAAATTATACTGGATACTGGAAAGTTACAAGGCCATATTTTAACTATTTCAGATTTTAAGACAAGTGTAACTGACTTGTGGAATGCTCTTCTGAATGAGAATTTTGTTTTCAGCTTCAAGAACTCTCTTGAGATTGCAGCCTACAACAAGCTAGAAATGAGATACAACAAGTGGACATGGGACATGAGAGAACATGTGCTTAATCTACAGAACAAACTCAAAAACCAAATTCTTAACAGTGAAATACACGACATAGACAAAGTTTTTCTTCATGGGAAACTTGAAGAGAAATATTCCCAAGTTATCGAGGACCtgaatgtttttttcagtgaTGAGAAAGATGGCAAAATATTGATCCAGTGGAGAGCAAAAACTGAGATCAGGCTGGAAGGTGTTAGAAATGATCTTATCGATGAGGTAAAGAAAAATCTGGATGAGCAGATACACAtaaaaaatagtagaaaaaaaactgaccAAATGAAAGAACAATATGAAATTCAGCTATTAAATAAAAGCAGAGATTTGGCTTTATGTCTGAAGGAGCAAGTCTCAAATGAAGTTGAGGTAgaagcaagttttaataaattgtgGAGTGACTGGATTGAAAAAGTGAAGGAATCCAGGCCCAAACTGGAACTACCTGAGATTACTGTGGATATGGACAATATCCTGCTAGAGTATTTTAAAAAAGAGACAGATCTGATCAACAAGATGAGGAGTTCTTCTGAATGGACTAATTTCTATGTAGGGTTTTCCAAATATATTCAGACAAAAGAAAAGTGGTATGAAATAGGTTCTGAAAAATGCAACAAAAccgaaaaaatggaaataaaacaggAAACAGAAAAACTAAGATACATAATTAATAGTTATATTGATAAGAAGGAGAGGGATAATATGGACTATCAGCGCAGCTACTTTCATGAAATCCTGCACATCATAGAGAAAGAACTGAGCACCGGACTAAACCCAATGTTCAGGTTCAGGAAGGAATTCAcattgtttgtttccctgtatttATTGAAAGAGGCAGCAACAAGATTTTCACACATTTCTActgaatttagaaaacaaaatgacCCAGTTAaccattttgaaacaaaaaagaatcatttcttaaaaatctttaaaaattcttttGCAGAAAAGACATCGATTGCCTCACTGGCTGAAATCTTAAGTGATAAACTGACTGATTCTATAAAGGAACAAGTATTTGCCCAGGCAGCTATTGACTTAGTCAGTGAAATGAAATCCAACCACCCGGCTCTTAATGGGAACAGATCTAAATTAGAGCTTCACCTCTTGAAATCTCTGGCTGAAAAGGAAGATTTCCAAACATACATTCAGTATATTGATCATCCCAAAATGGCTTTTACTGAGTATTTGCAGGAATGTGTTACTGAATATGGTAAAAGTGataaatcaaaggtttttaacattttaataagtAACCTTGATAAATACAAAAGAATTTTACTAGAAACAATTAAGAAATCCAATATTGCTGTTGAGGAATCCGCTCATTCTTTTGAGGAATGTATAAATTCTGTTGAGGAATCCAATGACACTAATATTGATTCATGGGTCGGTACATTCTGTCAAGAGCTCGAAGGAAACCTTAATATTTCACAAAATGACTTTAAAAGTCTTCAGTACCAGAACATAACAGATGTAGATTTCCTACAAAAAGCAGTTACTATGGCCCTAGAAAGTGGAACGGAAAACCTAAAAGAAGAATTTGCTGATTTCTGCATGAGAAACTTCAGGACACAGCCCCATGAAATATTATTTGAGCAGTTTAATGCATGTTGGCATCAGTGCCCTTTTTGTAAAGCTGTTTGTACTAACACTATAGCTGGGCATGATGGAGACCACAGTGTCCCATTTCACCGCACTCAGGCAGTAAACGGTTGTCGTTATCGTGGTACAGATCAGTTTGTCACAGACTTCTGCACCACTCAGGTTGCAAGTGATAAGAAATTTTACCGGGATGCCACCTCTAATGACCTCTTTCCATTCAACAATTACAAAGCAGCAGGACCCCCATATTCTGATTGGTCTATTACACCAGATAAATCAGAGCAATGTTACTGGAAATGGTTTGTGTGTCGATTCAAGGAAGATCTAGAAACTCATTACAAATATAAGTTTTATGACAGGGGGGCCATCCCTAATCAATGGAATAACTATAGCAAGGATGATGCCATTGCTGAACTGAAAATCtaa